In the Mauremys mutica isolate MM-2020 ecotype Southern chromosome 13, ASM2049712v1, whole genome shotgun sequence genome, one interval contains:
- the ZSWIM3 gene encoding zinc finger SWIM domain-containing protein 3 has protein sequence MDVGSCFRNYDDFKECFNTYKKENKCHYGLKNCVSVRFYNRKHGTSIREDITFIQVKFGCVRTREYSKKRKPQPSLCPAFFVLQYNEEIDRLVITELNSNHIHVDPGGTSLARTSSSLVMRTTTKIASCMADGSPATKLRRQQSREAEATVTVSEECVMADMTLNGSPAPLNKVAVQPEAVKESVSTSALVRIAEVMKNFLRVDMGSLASISVGSNQDLDRLNFQTSKMRSLFVKFPESLLLHRVQSERGHVLYAFLVESKDRVGKMVHFAVLKEDTDENVSKMLTVFKEFNPEWQKVKVVFVDMSFLHKATMQELFPSTQVLLSVYHTVRFLEKKVKETVATVSFKHKLKLALMEVVFSTSNANLDILSQLVKRLVDKQLYDYLQANWFSCEMLWYMHAKKGLHSCSTYVDSLDLITHKISSLFNKQLSLETSILHFVEYADCFNTKGLENLNQGFSSVEEENQSKHVEKPKVRTRASMKRTPVAASQPQNKCPEPPNQLAKQKPANPPGTMLAAIRESCTDLGYQLCLNEWEVVQKSTQLINVMKDNIVVQLLEDTHQVSKDCKSCSCYFHCRYQLPCRHILSVLHANKKAVEEAMVCKRWQKKYQHLSVLGDNLLDDIGPSMGNQPAAAEERYDKIQSLSKELANLLMQCDGEELEERSSTLKMIVDIWAKSSEPVEEAGKCSTFRNVGDLPFLWVKQEEIEMEDAGATSERSLTGTNMFLI, from the exons ATGGACGTTGGCTCATGCTTTAGAAACTATGATGACTTCAAGGAGTGTTTCAACACTTACAAGAAAGAGAACAAGTGCCACTATGGCTTAAAGAACTGTGTCTCTGTTCGCTTTTACAACCGGAAACATGGGACCAGCATCCGCGAGGACATCAC GTTCATCCAGGTGAAGTTTGGCTGTGTCCGGACACGGGAATACAGTAAGAAGAGGAAACCACAACCCAGCTTGTGCCCAGCGTTTTTTGTCCTGCAGTATAACGAGGAAATAGACCGGCTGGTGATTACTGAACTGAACAGTAATCACATCCATGTAGACCCGGGGGGAACTTCCTTGGCCCGTACTAGCTCTTCTCTAGTGATGAGAACCACAACCAAAATTGCAAGTTGCATGGCAGATGGCAGCCCTGCAACAAAACTGCGTAGACAACAATCAAGAGAGGCAGAAGCCACTGTAACTGTCAGTGAGGAGTGTGTGATGGCTGACATGACTTTGAATGGATCACCTGCTCCACTCAACAAGGTTGCTGTGCAACCTGAGGCAGTGAAGGAAAGTGTCTCAACTTCAGCTTTAGTCAGAATTGCGGAGGTCATGAAAAACTTCCTGAGGGTGGACATGGGCTCATTGGCCTCTATTAGTGTGGGCAGCAACCAGGACCTAGACAGACTGAACTTCCAGACCAGCAAGATGAGGAGCCTGTTTGTCAAGTTCCCTGAGAGCCTGTTGCTGCATAGGGTGCAGAGTGAGAGAGGGCATGTACTTTACGCCTTTCTCGTGGAAAGTAAGGACCGAGTAGGGAAGATGGTGCACTTTGCTGTCCTGAAGGAGGACACTGATGAGAATGTAAGCAAAATGCTAACTGTCTTCAAAGAGTTCAATCCTGAGTGGCAGAAGGTCAAGGTGGTCTTTGTGGACATGTCTTTCCTTCACAAAGCCACCATGCAGGAGCTCTTCCCCTCAACCCAGGTGCTTCTCTCTGTCTACCACACTGTCCGATTCCTTGAGAAGAAGGTAAAGGAAACGGTGGCCACTGTTTCCTTCAAGCATAAACTGAAGTTGGCTTTGATGGAGGTGGTTTTTTCCACCTCCAATGCAAATCTAGACATCTTGTCTCAGCTGGTAAAGCGCTTGGTGGACAAACAGTTGTACGACTATCTTCAGGCCAACTGGTTCTCCTGTGAGATGCTGTGGTACATGCATGCAAAGAAGGGTCTCCATTCCTGCAGCACATATGTAGACAGTCTGGATCTCATCACTCATAAAATATCCAGTCTCTTCAACAAGCAGTTGTCCCTGGAGACCAGTATCCTTCACTTTGTTGAATATGCCGATTGCTTCAATACcaaaggtctggaaaacctgaACCAGGGTTTCTCAAGTGTTGAAGAGGAGAATCAGAGCAAACATGTGGAAAAGCCTAAAGTGCGTACCCGTGCCTCCATGAAGCGTACCCCTGTTGCTGCCtcacaaccccaaaacaaatgtCCTGAACCGCCCAACCAACTTGCCAAACAGAAACCTGCAAATCCCCCTGGCACCATGCTGGCAGCAATCCGAGAGAGTTGCACAGACCTAGGCTACCAACTGTGTCTGAATGAGTGGGAGGTGGTGCAGAAGTCAACTCAGCTCATAAATGTCATGAAAGACAATATTGTGGTTCAGCTACTAGAAGACACACACCAGGTCAGCAAAGACTGCAAGAGCTGCAGCTGTTACTTCCACTGCCGGTACCAGCTCCCCTGCAGGCACATCCTGTCTGTGCTGCATGCCAACAAGAAGGCTGTGGAGGAAGCTATGGTATGCAAGCGTTGGCAGAAGAAGTACCAGCACCTTTCAGTCTTAGGAGATAACCTCCTAGATGATATTGGACCCTCAATGGGTAACCAACCAGCAGCAGCGGAAGAAAGATATGACAAAATCCAGTCCCTCAGCAAGGAGCTTGCTAATCTCCTGATGCAGTGTGATGGGGAAGAGCTAGAGGAGCGCAGCTCCACACTCAAAATGATTGTGGATATCTGGGCTAAATCCTCAGAGCCAGTGGAGGAGGCTGGGAAATGCTCTACCTTCAGAAATGTGGGGGACTTGCCATTTCTTTGGGTAAAGCAGGAGGAAATAGAAATGGAGGATGCAGGTGCAACCTCTGAGAGATCACTGACAGGTACTAACATGTTCCTGATTTGA